In Geobacter anodireducens, a genomic segment contains:
- a CDS encoding nitroreductase, with amino-acid sequence MDTLEAIRTRRSVRAFSDRPVEPEKLQTVLEAARQAPSWANMQCSRFVVVQDAEIKAKISELSFVEAFFAPLGYRTNPAQKALAEAPVVIVACGVPGESGDLRGQQYYMTDVGIATENLMLAAHAVGLGSVFVGVFDEEQLGDLLDIPPEIRIVGLFPLGYPREETQAKSGPARKPLDEIVFQGKWKS; translated from the coding sequence ATGGATACTCTTGAAGCAATCAGGACGCGACGGAGCGTGCGGGCGTTTTCCGACCGGCCGGTGGAGCCGGAAAAGCTTCAGACGGTGCTGGAGGCGGCACGGCAGGCGCCCTCCTGGGCGAACATGCAGTGCAGCCGTTTCGTGGTGGTGCAGGATGCCGAAATCAAGGCAAAGATCAGCGAGTTGTCGTTCGTGGAGGCATTTTTCGCGCCGCTCGGCTACCGGACCAACCCGGCCCAGAAGGCGCTCGCCGAAGCGCCGGTGGTGATCGTTGCCTGCGGCGTGCCCGGCGAGTCGGGCGATCTGCGCGGGCAGCAGTACTACATGACGGACGTGGGGATCGCCACGGAAAACCTCATGCTCGCTGCCCATGCCGTGGGACTCGGCTCGGTGTTTGTCGGCGTTTTCGACGAGGAACAGCTCGGCGATCTCCTGGACATCCCGCCGGAGATCAGGATCGTGGGGCTTTTCCCCCTGGGCTATCCCCGGGAGGAGACGCAGGCGAAGTCGGGCCCGGCGCGCAAGCCCCTGGATGAGATCGTGTTCCAGGGCAAGTGGAAGTCCTAG
- a CDS encoding cytochrome-c oxidase, whose protein sequence is MLRYLVVLCLALVLPLHGGAATDGSSPVEEHHHHAAPVAAEAVGVGVAERLGEKIPLDLTFNDEAGRPVRLADLVTGPTIILPVYYRCTNVCNFLQNGMAAVIPEIRRKPGDEYRVISVSFDETEPPDLAARYRRIYQGAITTPFPEDGWRFLTGDAANIRRLTDAIGYRFQRKGRDFVHPVASVVIAGYGTIIRYLYGTSFLPKDVTLALLEAREGKVGKTIRTVVGYCFSFDPKQKTYVFNLLRVSATVVILTAGAFLAFLLTTGRTGARQRKGGS, encoded by the coding sequence GTGCTACGATATCTCGTTGTCCTCTGCCTGGCCCTGGTGCTGCCCCTGCACGGTGGCGCGGCCACCGACGGATCCTCGCCGGTTGAAGAGCACCATCACCATGCTGCGCCGGTTGCGGCGGAGGCAGTCGGCGTGGGAGTCGCCGAGCGGTTGGGGGAGAAGATACCCCTCGATCTGACGTTCAACGACGAAGCCGGCCGGCCGGTTCGCTTGGCGGACCTGGTTACGGGACCGACGATCATCCTGCCCGTTTACTACCGCTGCACCAATGTCTGCAATTTCCTCCAGAACGGCATGGCAGCGGTGATCCCCGAGATACGGCGGAAACCGGGGGATGAGTACCGGGTAATCTCCGTCAGTTTCGACGAGACGGAACCGCCCGATCTGGCTGCCCGTTATCGGCGGATCTACCAGGGGGCCATCACCACGCCGTTCCCTGAGGACGGCTGGCGGTTCCTGACCGGTGACGCGGCGAATATCCGCCGGCTGACCGACGCGATCGGTTACCGCTTCCAGCGGAAGGGGCGCGACTTCGTGCATCCGGTGGCAAGCGTGGTGATCGCCGGGTACGGCACCATCATCCGCTATCTCTACGGGACCTCCTTCCTGCCCAAGGATGTGACCCTGGCCTTGCTGGAGGCGCGGGAGGGGAAAGTCGGCAAGACCATTCGGACGGTGGTGGGATACTGCTTTTCCTTTGATCCGAAGCAGAAAACCTATGTCTTCAACCTGCTGCGCGTGAGCGCCACGGTAGTCATCCTGACAGCCGGGGCATTTCTCGCCTTTCTGCTGACAACGGGGAGAACGGGCGCACGGCAGCGCAAGGGAGGATCATGA
- a CDS encoding cytochrome c oxidase subunit I, translating to MNRSERTGSAAGFWSDTEKGGIGAWLLSTDHKRIGLLYFWSVFGFFLVGVVLGLILRLELMAPGRTIMGPDAYNAFFTVHGVVMIFLFIIPGIPGAFGNMLMPIQIGARDVAFPRLNLLSWWLYATGAGVILLSLVTGGGPPDTGWTFYLPFSGRTATNVSLAVFGVFIVGFSSILTGINFVTTIHRLRAEGMSWGRLPLFVWSLYATAWVQILATPILGITLVLIIAERILGVGLFDPSRGGDPIMYQHLFWIYSHPAVYIMVLPAMGVVSEIIPVFARKPIFGYKMIAFSSLAIAAAGSLVWGHHMFTSGMSDTAVLVFSFLSFIVAIPSAIKVFNWVSTLYRGSISLDPPMLFALSFILLFSIGGLTGLVLGAAATDIHVHDTHFVVGHFHYVMFGGAGFAFFAAMHYWLPKFYGRMYARRPAVVAWALMFVGFNILYFTMKVLGMKGMPRRYYDYLPEFAALNLASTIGSWILALGLAVMVVNLFRGLWKGEPVIEANPWGGATLEWTVPTPPPTENFAEEPVVTHGPYDFKGAGAP from the coding sequence ATGAACCGGTCTGAACGGACAGGCTCCGCTGCCGGCTTCTGGAGCGATACGGAAAAGGGCGGTATCGGCGCCTGGCTTCTCTCCACCGACCACAAACGGATCGGGCTGCTCTACTTCTGGTCGGTTTTCGGCTTTTTCCTGGTGGGGGTCGTGTTGGGGCTCATCCTCCGGCTTGAGCTGATGGCGCCGGGGCGCACCATCATGGGGCCCGATGCCTACAATGCCTTTTTCACCGTACACGGCGTGGTGATGATCTTTCTCTTCATCATCCCCGGCATTCCCGGCGCCTTCGGCAACATGCTGATGCCGATTCAGATCGGAGCCCGGGACGTGGCCTTTCCCCGGTTGAATCTCCTCTCCTGGTGGCTCTATGCCACCGGAGCCGGGGTGATCCTCCTCTCCCTCGTCACGGGCGGCGGCCCGCCGGACACCGGCTGGACCTTCTACCTCCCCTTCAGCGGTCGCACGGCCACCAACGTTTCCCTGGCGGTTTTCGGGGTCTTCATTGTCGGATTCTCCTCCATCCTGACCGGGATCAATTTCGTAACCACCATCCACCGGCTCCGGGCGGAAGGGATGAGCTGGGGGCGGCTCCCCCTCTTTGTCTGGTCCCTCTACGCCACGGCCTGGGTCCAGATCCTGGCCACGCCGATCCTCGGCATCACCCTGGTCCTGATCATCGCCGAGCGGATCCTGGGGGTCGGCCTCTTCGACCCGAGCCGGGGGGGTGATCCCATCATGTACCAGCACCTCTTCTGGATCTACTCCCACCCGGCGGTTTACATCATGGTCCTGCCTGCCATGGGAGTGGTGTCGGAGATCATCCCGGTCTTTGCCCGAAAACCCATCTTCGGCTACAAGATGATCGCCTTCTCCAGCCTTGCCATCGCCGCGGCCGGGTCGCTCGTCTGGGGACACCACATGTTCACCAGTGGCATGAGCGATACGGCGGTACTGGTCTTCTCCTTCCTCTCCTTCATCGTGGCCATTCCCTCGGCCATCAAGGTCTTCAACTGGGTCTCCACCCTCTACCGGGGATCCATTTCCCTGGACCCGCCCATGCTCTTCGCCCTTTCCTTTATCCTCCTCTTTTCCATCGGCGGGTTGACCGGGCTGGTTCTCGGGGCAGCCGCCACCGATATTCACGTGCACGACACCCACTTCGTGGTGGGGCACTTCCACTACGTCATGTTCGGCGGCGCCGGCTTCGCCTTCTTCGCGGCCATGCACTACTGGCTGCCCAAGTTCTACGGCCGGATGTACGCCCGCCGGCCGGCGGTCGTTGCCTGGGCCCTCATGTTCGTGGGGTTCAACATTCTCTATTTCACCATGAAGGTCCTCGGGATGAAGGGGATGCCCCGGCGCTACTACGACTACCTCCCCGAGTTCGCGGCCCTCAACCTGGCGTCCACCATCGGGAGCTGGATCCTGGCCCTGGGGCTCGCGGTAATGGTGGTGAACCTGTTCCGGGGATTGTGGAAGGGAGAGCCAGTGATCGAGGCGAACCCCTGGGGGGGCGCGACCCTGGAGTGGACCGTGCCGACCCCGCCCCCCACGGAGAACTTTGCCGAGGAACCGGTGGTGACCCACGGACCCTATGACTTCAAGGGAGCGGGGGCCCCATGA
- a CDS encoding cytochrome C oxidase subunit III, translated as MSHATHRDYAGAKLGMWLFLFTEMLLFGGLFILYAVYLHRYPAEFAVAGHWLDLVLGTANTAILLTSSLLAALAVTAVQRDEGRVAFRALGGTIVCAGLFLVIKYAEWSAKIGHGIYPGSPDLAAGPPGESVFFGLYYLTTGLHGLHVLIGGVLLAVVARRVKEGRVHAGDYIWLENGALYWHLVDLVWIFIFPLYYLML; from the coding sequence ATGAGCCACGCCACACACCGGGACTACGCCGGGGCCAAGCTCGGCATGTGGCTCTTTCTCTTTACGGAGATGCTCCTTTTCGGCGGGCTCTTCATCCTCTATGCGGTCTATCTCCACCGCTACCCCGCGGAGTTCGCCGTTGCCGGGCACTGGCTCGACCTGGTCCTGGGCACGGCCAATACGGCGATCCTTCTCACCAGCAGCCTCCTGGCGGCCCTGGCGGTAACGGCGGTCCAGCGGGACGAGGGGCGCGTGGCGTTCCGGGCGCTTGGGGGGACGATCGTCTGCGCCGGCCTCTTCCTGGTCATCAAGTACGCGGAGTGGAGCGCCAAGATCGGCCACGGCATCTATCCCGGCTCGCCGGACCTGGCCGCCGGACCGCCGGGGGAGTCGGTCTTCTTCGGTCTCTACTACCTCACCACCGGGCTTCACGGGCTCCATGTCCTGATCGGCGGAGTCCTGCTGGCGGTGGTGGCGCGGCGGGTCAAGGAAGGTCGGGTTCATGCCGGCGATTACATCTGGCTTGAGAACGGCGCCCTCTACTGGCACCTGGTGGACCTGGTCTGGATTTTCATCTTTCCGCTCTACTACCTCATGCTGTGA
- a CDS encoding cytochrome-c oxidase, translating into MTSGSTTHRPVGYGTLASVWAALLLLTGATVFVTRLDLGGYKVAAALAIASAKGGLVIAVFMHMKYEGRLLRWLLFLALVTLALFIGLTFFDVLYR; encoded by the coding sequence ATGACATCCGGTTCCACAACCCACCGCCCCGTCGGCTACGGCACCCTGGCCTCGGTCTGGGCAGCGCTTCTCCTCCTGACCGGGGCCACGGTCTTTGTGACGCGGCTCGATCTGGGGGGATACAAGGTCGCGGCGGCCCTGGCCATAGCCTCAGCCAAGGGGGGGCTCGTAATCGCCGTGTTCATGCACATGAAATACGAGGGGAGGCTCCTGCGGTGGCTCCTCTTCCTGGCCCTGGTGACCCTGGCCCTGTTCATCGGATTAACCTTTTTCGATGTGCTCTACCGCTGA
- a CDS encoding cytochrome C oxidase subunit II, which yields MRDFPTTTTEAVDPVFMFILGACILLLTGITVVMVAFVIRYHRSRSPEPTSQASSNLRLEIVWTALPTVLVLAMFYYGWSGYLSLRHVPPGAMEVTAVARMWSWSFEYPGGRTSPRLYVPVGKPVRVDLVSRDVLHGFYIPAFRVKRDVVPGMKNHVWFVAPKAGSYDIFCSVYCGTGHSAMITSVEAVPEEEFRVWLSHGEDREAEGKGHGRELLEKHGCLGCHSVDGSLRVGPTLKGIWGHQVAVTEDGVERTLTVDEAYLVRSIRQPAAQVVKGFPPVMPPYPGLSDEEVEEMVEFIRELK from the coding sequence GTGCGCGATTTCCCGACCACCACAACCGAAGCCGTCGATCCGGTCTTCATGTTCATCCTGGGTGCCTGCATCCTCCTCCTGACCGGTATCACGGTGGTCATGGTGGCCTTTGTCATCCGCTACCACCGTTCCCGGTCACCCGAACCCACGTCGCAGGCTTCGTCGAATCTCCGGCTGGAGATCGTCTGGACGGCCCTCCCCACGGTGCTGGTGCTGGCCATGTTCTACTACGGCTGGTCCGGCTACCTGTCGCTCCGCCACGTGCCGCCGGGGGCCATGGAGGTGACGGCCGTTGCCCGCATGTGGTCCTGGAGCTTCGAGTACCCCGGCGGCAGGACGAGCCCCCGCCTCTACGTGCCGGTGGGCAAGCCGGTGCGGGTCGATCTGGTGTCCAGGGACGTGCTCCACGGGTTCTACATCCCCGCCTTCCGGGTGAAGCGCGACGTGGTGCCGGGGATGAAGAACCATGTCTGGTTCGTGGCTCCCAAGGCCGGCTCCTACGATATTTTCTGCTCGGTCTACTGCGGCACCGGCCACTCGGCCATGATCACCTCCGTGGAGGCGGTTCCCGAGGAGGAATTCCGGGTCTGGCTCAGCCATGGGGAGGACAGGGAGGCGGAAGGGAAAGGCCATGGGCGGGAACTGCTGGAGAAGCATGGCTGCCTGGGTTGCCACTCCGTTGACGGATCCCTTCGGGTGGGACCCACGCTCAAGGGGATCTGGGGCCACCAGGTGGCCGTGACGGAGGATGGCGTCGAGCGGACCCTGACCGTGGACGAGGCATACCTCGTGCGTTCCATCCGTCAGCCGGCGGCCCAGGTGGTCAAGGGATTCCCGCCGGTCATGCCGCCCTATCCGGGCCTGAGCGATGAAGAGGTGGAGGAGATGGTGGAATTCATCAGGGAGCTCAAGTGA
- a CDS encoding cupin: protein MSTGNETLAGRAIGMAELAQYQPGSVVSRTLIDKKIGTITLFAFDEGQGLSEHTAPYDAFVQIVDGVADITIDGQVHRVAAGQMIIMPADRPHALRAVERFKMLLVMIRA from the coding sequence ATGAGCACAGGGAACGAAACACTCGCGGGACGCGCCATCGGCATGGCGGAACTGGCCCAGTACCAGCCCGGTTCGGTCGTGAGCCGCACCCTCATCGACAAGAAGATCGGCACCATAACCCTGTTCGCCTTTGACGAAGGCCAGGGACTCAGCGAGCACACGGCCCCCTATGACGCCTTTGTCCAGATCGTGGACGGCGTCGCCGACATCACCATTGACGGCCAGGTCCACCGGGTCGCTGCCGGCCAGATGATCATCATGCCCGCGGATCGCCCCCACGCCCTGAGGGCCGTGGAACGGTTCAAGATGCTGCTGGTGATGATCAGGGCCTGA